The Leptospira inadai serovar Lyme str. 10 genome includes the window CTCTCTTTGCAGTAACGAACCATTCATTAAAGTGGGGGACTTCGTAATCGTGGCATCGCAGGACTCGAATCAAAAAGTATTTTTCGAAGTTTGCGTAATTAGGGAATCGAAAAAAAAATTCAATTCGACCGACTTTAGAACGAGTTGGAACGATAACTCCTAAATTCGTAAACAACGGAAAATTTCGTATTTCCGGATTTGAAAAAGAAAGTTTGAAATTAGATAGACGAAGAGCGATATTTAATCTGGAAAGAAATGCGGATCCTAGAAGAATTGTTTATTTGGTAGATCCTGAACTAGACGAGGAATTCTTCTCGTATTTGGAAAAACAGGCTGGAAACTTTTCTTCTAAAACAGTTTCAAACGACCCCGAAGATACCATTAAAAGCGCATAACGCTATTTTGTTTAAGGATTAGAATATTTGCGCCTAACTTGCGACGCAAGCTTTACATTTAGAAAATGGGCTGGACAAAATAGGTAATTTAACTAGACTCTTGTTATGAATCGAGAACAGGCGTTGGATATTATTCGAAATCATCTTCCTAAAATTCGATCATTCGGTGTTAATTCAATCGGTATATTTGGGTCTTTCGCTCGAAATGAGAATAATGAAAATAGCGATTTAGATGTTCTTGTTTCATACGGGAAAGGTAGATTAAATTTAGATTCGTACATGGACTTAAAGTTTTATTTGGAAAATCTTTTCCAATGCAAAGTAGACTTGGTTACTGAATCTAGCGTAAAGCCTTTCTTAAAAGAAAGAATACTTCAAGAAGTAGTATATGCCGCGTGATATCGAGGCATATATACAAGATATTTTAGATAGCATCTCAGAAATTGAAAAATTTCTAATAGGAATAGATTCTAAAAATTCATTTATTCATAATATAGAAAAGAAACGCGCAGTTGAAAGAGATTCCAGTAGAATTGAAAGACTTACACTCGGAAATTGAGTAGAAGAAAATTGCTGGAATTCGAGATATTCTCGCGCACGGATACTTTGCAATCGATGACGAAATTCTTTGGGATATAGTCAAGAATCGTTTAACGCCTTTGAAAGTAGTCTGCATAAACATAAAGAACAAAATTTAGAGAATTCCTACCTTTTCCCTTTAAAATACTCTTCTAAAATAAAGATCAATTGTTGGGCAATGCTCCGCTTACTCACCCTCGCGTCATCGATCAGCTTAGAATAAAGACTCTCGGGAATTGAGTACGTTGCTTTGCGGGTGGGCTCGGTTGTTACTTTCGGCCTTCCTTTCTTTGGAGCGGGTTTTTTCTTAGGTTCAGTCATGCTCGTCTTACCCGAATGGCCGTGGATGAGATTTCCTCGGGGGTGAGGCTGTTGTGTCCATAAACGCGAGCCGTAAATCCAGGCTCGAAGTGCCTTGCAAATCGAGACACCGCGTCGAGAGGTTTTCCTGCCCGAAGTAAATGAGTGATTCTAGAATGCCTAAATTGGTGAGCGTGAACGTTTCTTTTTAAATCAAAATTCAGTTCTTGTAGTTTTAAAGATACGTACCTTCGAGTGTACGGCCGCTTTGTTTTCAAGTTTTCGAATAGAAACGTTTTGCCGTTAAAGACTTCCTGAATTTTACTGTAGAGCTCTTTGGATAAGTGAAGACTCCCGGCTTTGTTTCGTTTCCCTATGATAGCAATCTCGACGTTTGCCTTATTCACCTTGCAGTTTTTCAGCCTGACAGAGAGTAGTTCGGAGATTCGAGCTCCGGTTTCATAGAGTGCTTCAATTAGGATAGAAAATTTAAAGGGTAACGCCTCAAGGACGAATCCAATCTCTTCCTTGTCTAATAGCTTCCCGTGGGCTAGTTCAACTTGAGGTCTAGGTATCTTCATTTCCTTAAATGCTTTTTCCAATCGGATTAGAAACTCCGTATTAGTAGCTTCGGGAAAAGATAATAGAATCGATTTCTTGAGTGCAACCTTAGCAAACTGGATCGATGCAGGTGCGTAACCTTGGGCCTTCATGTTGCTCAGGAATTCTTTGATGGTAGTTTCGCTAACCGGCTGAGCTCCAAGCCAGGATAAGAATGATTTCACCGGCCGGTCATAATCCTTGTGACCGGTTAAAGAAAGAGACCTTTGGATTACTGAGAGGTTTCCCATGAATAAAGTATCGGAGTTGTATTTAATTAAATCAAGTTAATTTTTACCCCTATTAAATCACCTTTATGTCACTTAGGAAAAATTGAATCTTTCATCCGATATTTGTATAAGAAGGAATCAAATCTAATTCTTTCTTTTTATCATGTTGTATTTGGCGAAGTTCGTAAGTCTTTTGCATGTTTAGCCAGAATCCATCTGACTGAATAAAAAAACGTCCGAGTCTTGCTGAGATATCGGCTGTGATTCCGCGTCGTCCGTTTAGGATTTCACTGAGATTTGAGCTAGGAATTCCCGTGGATTTACTTAAACGATATGCTGTTATATTCATTTCTGTAAGGATTTCCTTTAATGATTCGCCTGGATGCGAGTTGATAAATTCTTTACTCATGATATTTCCTCTTTAGTGATAGTCTTCAATTATAACGTTCTCTGCGTTTCCTTTATTCCAAGTGAAGCAAATTCGGAATTGTTTATCTATAGAAATGCTCCATTGGTCTTTTTTATCTCCTTTAAGCTGGTGTAATCTATTGCTTGGGGGGATCAGTAGATCGGACAACTGTTCGGCCGAATTTAATTGGTCTAATTTTCTTTGAGCTCGTTTTCGAATTTCCGAAGGAATTCTTTTTGTGTATTCGCCTGAAAAAACTCGTTCAGTATCACGATCTCCGAAACTAGTTATCATTGATATTATCTATCATTATGATAGCTATTGTCAATCTAATTTTCGGGGTTCGAGTGAGAATAAATCAAGTTAATTATTACCCCTATTTAATCACCTTTATGTCACTTCCCAAAACTATTAATTATGGGAAGTAAACCACAAATAGGGGACCTTACCTCTAAATGTGCGAAAATTTTTGGACGTTATCCCTGGGCTTTATAGTTCTTAGAAGGCCCGATAGAATTCCTTATACACCATTTCTACGGGCACAATAATGAACTATTTTTCTCCCGACTTATCTTTAATTTTGGTATATACTGCAATTAATTGAACTCCAGTTCGAATACGATCCAAGAAAGAACAGTTCTAATATTAAAAAGCATAAGGTCGATTTCGAAGACCTTTTCCTATTAATTTGGGAGGATTCCTCCAAAGCATTGGAAGAACGTTCCATTACTGTAGGAAAATCGATAAAACATAGAACCTTACTCGTGGTTCATTTTATAAAGAGTAATTATGAAAACGAAGAAATTATCAGAATCATTTCAGGCAAGAAAAGTTACAGGGAAAGAAAACTCTTTTGTGAGCTATGATTTCGAATCACTCCCAGAGCTCACAAAAGACCAAATAAAATCTTTTAAAAGAATCTCTAAGGTAAAGCACGAGATGCTAAAAACCGCCGTGAAAAATCATGCCGGCCGACCTACGAAAAATCCAGGTCGACAGGGAGAATGAGATTTTAGTTACGCTTTCACAGTTTCAAAAAGAAATGAGGAAATATCCACGTATTTGGATGCGTTCCCGTGAATATCGATTCCAACTGGTTTTCCAGTTTCATCCAAATCTATATTTAGATCCGAATTGATTTCTTTAGTTTCAAACGATGGACGATTTGATAAATCGATATAGATGGAGTC containing:
- a CDS encoding nucleotidyltransferase family protein, which encodes MNREQALDIIRNHLPKIRSFGVNSIGIFGSFARNENNENSDLDVLVSYGKGRLNLDSYMDLKFYLENLFQCKVDLVTESSVKPFLKERILQEVVYAA
- a CDS encoding tyrosine-type recombinase/integrase, with protein sequence MGNLSVIQRSLSLTGHKDYDRPVKSFLSWLGAQPVSETTIKEFLSNMKAQGYAPASIQFAKVALKKSILLSFPEATNTEFLIRLEKAFKEMKIPRPQVELAHGKLLDKEEIGFVLEALPFKFSILIEALYETGARISELLSVRLKNCKVNKANVEIAIIGKRNKAGSLHLSKELYSKIQEVFNGKTFLFENLKTKRPYTRRYVSLKLQELNFDLKRNVHAHQFRHSRITHLLRAGKPLDAVSRFARHFEPGFTARVYGHNSLTPEEISSTAIRVRRA
- a CDS encoding HigA family addiction module antitoxin, with translation MSKEFINSHPGESLKEILTEMNITAYRLSKSTGIPSSNLSEILNGRRGITADISARLGRFFIQSDGFWLNMQKTYELRQIQHDKKKELDLIPSYTNIG
- a CDS encoding type II toxin-antitoxin system RelE/ParE family toxin, giving the protein MITSFGDRDTERVFSGEYTKRIPSEIRKRAQRKLDQLNSAEQLSDLLIPPSNRLHQLKGDKKDQWSISIDKQFRICFTWNKGNAENVIIEDYH
- a CDS encoding BrnT family toxin, with the protein product MELQFEYDPRKNSSNIKKHKVDFEDLFLLIWEDSSKALEERSITVGKSIKHRTLLVVHFIKSNYENEEIIRIISGKKSYRERKLFCEL
- a CDS encoding DUF2283 domain-containing protein, producing the protein MKITHYPETDSIYIDLSNRPSFETKEINSDLNIDLDETGKPVGIDIHGNASKYVDISSFLFETVKA